In Bacillus pumilus, the sequence GGCTCTACCTTTACGATCACCAACCTTGGTGCCTATGGTGTAGAGCATTTCACTCCGATTTTGAATCCGCCGGAAGCAGGTATCCTAGGCATCGGCACAATGTATGAAACCCCTGTTTATCAAGGTGATGAATTGTGCAAAGCCCATATCCTTCCACTCAGTCTGACGTTTGACCACCGCGTGCTGGACGGGGCACCAGCATCCGCATTTTTATCATCTGTAAAAGCATATTTAGAAAAACCAGTATCCATTCTTTTATAGGAAGAAGGGAAATACGATGACACTAGTTATTATAGGCGGCGGACCTGCAGGATATGTGGCGGCAATGACAGCCGCTCGTTTTGGAAGAGAGATTGTGTTAATTGATCAAGGACAGTTGGGAGGAACCTGTCTCAATGAAGGATGTATTCCAACCAAATCGCTTTTGCAAAGCGCCGATATGTACGAGGGTGTGAAGTCAGCTGCGCATTTTGGAATTGAACTTCCAGGGGGAAAGCCCATCATCCAATGGGATTCCGTTCAAAAACGGAAACAGTCAGTCGTCAAGCAACTGACAGATGGCGTTCGCTATTTGATGAATAAAAATAAAATCAAGGTGATAAATGGGAAGGCATCATTTCTTTCTGCACATGAGATGTTGATTGAAAGTGAAGGGGCGTCTGAAATCATTCAAGCAAAACAAATCATTATTGCATCAGGGGCAGAGCCTGCTGCCTTACCTTTTGCGCCATTTGATGGGAAATGGTTGATTGACAGCAAGGATGCAATGTCGCTCCCTTCGATACCAGATTCGCTTTGTATCATTGGTGGTGGGGTGATCGGGTGTGAGTTCGCAAGTATCTTTAGCAGAATGGGGACAAAGGTTGTTATGATTGAACAGTCGGTACACATTTTACCTGAAGAAGATGACGATATTGCACAATGTCTTCACGATCAACTTGAAGAAGCAGGTGTGGACATTTTGACATCGGCTGCAGTCAAGCAGCTTGATTCAACCTCAAGGAAAGTGGTGATTGAGAGAAAACATGGTGAGCGGTGTGAAATCCAGTCTGATCTTTGCTTAGTGGCAATTGGCAGAAAGCCGCGGCTTGGAAAGTTGAATCTTGATCAGATTGGCATTGAATATGACAGGAACGGGATCAATGTCAATGAGCATATGCAAACCAATCTCCCGCATATATATGCGTGCGGCGATGTCACAGGAGGAGTACAGCTTGCTCACGTTGCTTTTCATGAAGGCACGATTGCGGCATCCCATGCATCAGGTGAACATGTAAAGGTCAATGAACAAGTGCTTCCAAGATGCATCTACACCTCTCCAGAAATCGCCAGTGTTGGCTTAAATGAAGAGAGTGCTAGAAAACAATATGGGGATATTCGGATAGGGACATGTGCATTTTCTGCAAATGGAAAAGCGTTAATTTTAAATCAACCAGCCGGTCAAGTAAAGGTGATTGTAGAACCGCAATTTCAAGAAATTTTAGGTGTATCAATCATCGGACCGAATGCAACAGAACTGATTGGACAAGCGGCGTTGATGATGCATACAGAGATGACTGCTGATACATTAGAGCAGTTTATTGCGGCACATCCGACACTTTCAGAGGCGATACACGAAGCCTTGCTGCAAACAATGGGACGAGCGATGCACTGCTGAAAAAGACTCTTTTTCTATCCGATTGACTTCTTGGGTTAGCCAATGTTAATTGAAAGCGCTTTTATATTTATCTATAATGAATAAAAAGCCCCCAGAGGAGAGGATGGAATGAATCCGACACCTTGTTATTTAAATACGTGGAAACGTTTTGTTCGTGAAGGTTTGCTTGATAAGTCTCGTCTGGATAAAAGAGTGATGGAATCATGGCACAGGTGTAAACAGGCAAATGTTAATCCGTATTTAGATAAAGGACAGTCGTTCTTAGAAAAGGAATTATTCAGTGCCCAAAAAAAGAAATATTCATTATTCCTCAATACCGCTCTTCCTTACTTAAATAAAATCAGTCAGCAATTAAAAGAATCTGACATGCTGGCCTTACTCATCGATGCAGACGGTTATGTGCTAAGTCTGACAGGAAGCCAAAGGACGATGGTGGAAGCGAGAAAAATTAATTTTATGGAGGGTGCGCGCTGGACTGAAACAGATGTAGGGACAAACGCGATCGGAACGGCACTCGTCATCGGAGAAGCTGTGATGATCAACGGAACTGAGCATTTTTCTATCGCCTCTCATCATTGGAGTTGTTCAGCCGCCCCTATTCGTGATGTAGACGGTACGATCATAGGGGTGATTGATATCTCCTGTATGGCGGATAACAAGCACCCTTTTATGCTTGGAATGGCTTCAACGGTTGCTTATGCCATAGAGAGAGAAATTCAAGTCCAGCAAAAAAGGAGAGAGATGGAGCTCATCACTCATTGTCTCCAGCAGGTGGAAGCGGAGGAACCGTATGTTGTCTGTAATGAAAAAAAGCAAATTGTTTCTGCAAGCAGGTCGATTAGAGAACGATTTTCAGACTGGTACGGAATGGATGTCGAGCGGCTTAAGGGACATCCATTTGTTATCCGGGGAAAGCAGATCATTCAATCAGAGCAAGATGGAAAGATGCTAGGCATTTCTCTTTCCCTTGAAGAAGCAGCGAAAAGCAACATAACCGTTTCTTTTGCTCAATTTCCCGGGGAATCCGGAACAAGTAAGGTGTTTCAACAGACGCTCATCGAGATGAAGAGAGCGGCACAAACAGATGCTAATGTATATATTTGGGGAGAAACAGGTACAGGGAAAGAACTGGCCGCTAGAGCCATTCACTCAGCCAGTGAAAGGCATAGAGGGCCGTTTATTGCTGTTAATTGTGGAGCCATTCCTGAAAGCCTGTTAGAAAGCGAATTATTTGGCTATGCTGAAGGGGCTTTTACAGGGGCAAAACGTCATGGAGCAAAAGGAAAATTTGAACAAGCTCATAAAGGAACACTCTTTTTAGACGAAATTGGCGAAATCCCATATGCGATGCAAGTAGCGCTACTTAGGGTGATAGAAGAAAGGAAAGTCGTACCGCTCGGCGGGACACATGAAATCCCTTTGGATATTAGAATTATTACAGCGACACACCGAAATATGAACGAACTGCTGAAGGAAGGAAAAATACGAGAAGACTTGTATTATCGTCTTCATGTCTACCCAATCAACATCCCGCCACTTAGAGAAAGAAAAGAAGACATCCATGATTTATATCGTTATTACCAAAAGAAGCACCAATGGAATGCGGTATTTCCTGAATCATTTTTTCAGAAATTGCAGGAGTATCATTGGCCAGGAAACATACGAGAGCTTTTTAATCTGTTTGAACATATAAGGGTCCTCTTTCCTAAAAGCGGTTGGATTGGTGAATCGCAATATGCTTCAGTATTAGAGGCGATTGATCAGAAAAAGCAGAAGCTGCATCCAGCAGAGTGTACTGAGATTCCAAAAGAACTTACGTTTAGAGAGCGCATTCAAAAGCAAACAGTGATAGAAGCACTTCATAAAACGAAAGGTCATGTGTCAGAAGCAGCGAGGTTAGCAGGGGTGCCAAGAAGTACCTTTTATAAGTGGATGCGAAAGTTTAAGCTGTCTTAATCTCCTGAGGAAGGTTGCATCAAGGCCCTTGGTCTACGTTAAGAGGTCGGGGCCTTTCTGCCAAGTTAAACAAATGGCATGGAATAAGGCTTGACTGTTATATTAGTATATGTTAAATTATAAAAGCCGTCGCAAATGGGGTAGGAATGAAACGCTAAAAATTCTTGACACATTTTTCTGGCATAGATATAATGAAACATGTCTTATTATTCCGCAGTAGCTCAGTGGTAGAGCTATCGGCTGTTAACCGATCGGTCGTAGGTTCGAGTCCTACCTGCGGAGCCAAAATGGAGAAGTACTCAAGTGGCTGAAGAGGCGCCCCTGCTAAGGGTGTAGGTCGCGCAAGCGGCGCGAGGGTTCAAATCCCTCCTTCTCCGCCATTTATCTGGCCCGTTGGTCAAGCGGTTAAGACACCGCCCTTTCACGGCGGTAACACGGGTTCGAATCCCGTACGGGTCATGTTTTGTTTAATTGATTGATTCGTTGGGCTATAGCCAAGCGGTAAGGCAACGGACTTTGACTCCGTCATGCGTTGGTTCGAATCCAGCTAGCCCAGCCATTTTTTATATTTGTTTTTCTGCATAGCAGATGAGCCATTAGCTCAGTTGGTAGAGCATCTGACTTTTAATCAGAGGGTCGAAGGTTCGAGTCCTTCATGGCTCACCATTGTCACGCGGGTGTGGCGGAATTGGCAGACGCGCTAGACTTAGGATCTAGTGTCTTTATGACGTGGGGGTTCAAGTCCCTTCACCCGCATTGTTTTTTCAAACAGTGCACT encodes:
- the lpdA gene encoding dihydrolipoyl dehydrogenase is translated as MTLVIIGGGPAGYVAAMTAARFGREIVLIDQGQLGGTCLNEGCIPTKSLLQSADMYEGVKSAAHFGIELPGGKPIIQWDSVQKRKQSVVKQLTDGVRYLMNKNKIKVINGKASFLSAHEMLIESEGASEIIQAKQIIIASGAEPAALPFAPFDGKWLIDSKDAMSLPSIPDSLCIIGGGVIGCEFASIFSRMGTKVVMIEQSVHILPEEDDDIAQCLHDQLEEAGVDILTSAAVKQLDSTSRKVVIERKHGERCEIQSDLCLVAIGRKPRLGKLNLDQIGIEYDRNGINVNEHMQTNLPHIYACGDVTGGVQLAHVAFHEGTIAASHASGEHVKVNEQVLPRCIYTSPEIASVGLNEESARKQYGDIRIGTCAFSANGKALILNQPAGQVKVIVEPQFQEILGVSIIGPNATELIGQAALMMHTEMTADTLEQFIAAHPTLSEAIHEALLQTMGRAMHC
- a CDS encoding sigma-54-dependent Fis family transcriptional regulator, with amino-acid sequence MNPTPCYLNTWKRFVREGLLDKSRLDKRVMESWHRCKQANVNPYLDKGQSFLEKELFSAQKKKYSLFLNTALPYLNKISQQLKESDMLALLIDADGYVLSLTGSQRTMVEARKINFMEGARWTETDVGTNAIGTALVIGEAVMINGTEHFSIASHHWSCSAAPIRDVDGTIIGVIDISCMADNKHPFMLGMASTVAYAIEREIQVQQKRREMELITHCLQQVEAEEPYVVCNEKKQIVSASRSIRERFSDWYGMDVERLKGHPFVIRGKQIIQSEQDGKMLGISLSLEEAAKSNITVSFAQFPGESGTSKVFQQTLIEMKRAAQTDANVYIWGETGTGKELAARAIHSASERHRGPFIAVNCGAIPESLLESELFGYAEGAFTGAKRHGAKGKFEQAHKGTLFLDEIGEIPYAMQVALLRVIEERKVVPLGGTHEIPLDIRIITATHRNMNELLKEGKIREDLYYRLHVYPINIPPLRERKEDIHDLYRYYQKKHQWNAVFPESFFQKLQEYHWPGNIRELFNLFEHIRVLFPKSGWIGESQYASVLEAIDQKKQKLHPAECTEIPKELTFRERIQKQTVIEALHKTKGHVSEAARLAGVPRSTFYKWMRKFKLS